One Betaproteobacteria bacterium DNA segment encodes these proteins:
- a CDS encoding radical SAM protein gives MRLLLINPKFPESFWSFTWAIDEVLPRKRTTCPPLGLATLAALCPPDWDVRIVDENVEAVPPDPDADIVGVCGMGVQFQRQRELLAHYRSRGYYTVAGGSFTSLCNEKYATLADTVVAGEAEYIWKEFCVDFLCGEPKPLYHETGTVALTDSPTPRFDLLRLDRYSNATLQYSRGCPFRCEFCDIIVMFGRKPRVKSHEQIGRELDALRAAGMRSVFFVDDNLIGNVPQAKSLLRFLAGYQKEHDYDFSFGTEASLNLAQNRELLELFREANFGWVFIGIESTDPESLKETLKTQNLAEDILTSIRRVYAHDIDVLAGFIIGFDNDTLKTFERQYQFITDAGIQSAMIGMLTAMPRTPLYERLRKEGRIDDSEDSAENTRGRTNVVPKNMTLDAMTEGYRALYVRLLTDAGIAHRIRNKVRYLRTPSYRSGYCAADRLRIVARLVFKGILPGGLSRTLHFLRTLPVFAPARIPLVISDWIIGLSMRDYAERNLSTAPRMPHTLAAPEFAIGATNLPPVPLDVRANARVP, from the coding sequence ATGCGCCTGCTCCTGATCAACCCGAAGTTCCCGGAAAGCTTCTGGAGCTTTACCTGGGCGATCGATGAAGTTCTTCCCCGCAAGCGCACGACCTGCCCGCCGCTCGGGCTGGCCACGCTCGCGGCGCTATGCCCGCCCGACTGGGATGTACGTATCGTCGACGAGAACGTGGAGGCGGTGCCGCCCGATCCCGACGCCGACATCGTCGGCGTGTGCGGCATGGGCGTGCAATTCCAGCGCCAACGCGAGTTGCTCGCGCATTACCGCAGCCGCGGCTATTACACCGTCGCCGGCGGCAGCTTTACCTCCCTTTGCAACGAAAAGTACGCGACCCTGGCCGATACCGTCGTGGCGGGCGAGGCCGAGTACATCTGGAAAGAGTTCTGCGTGGACTTCCTGTGCGGCGAGCCGAAACCGCTCTATCACGAGACCGGAACCGTCGCGCTTACCGATTCGCCTACGCCGCGCTTCGACCTGCTGCGGCTCGATCGCTACTCGAACGCGACGCTCCAGTATTCGCGCGGCTGCCCGTTCCGCTGCGAGTTCTGCGACATCATCGTGATGTTCGGGCGCAAGCCGCGCGTGAAGAGCCACGAGCAGATCGGACGCGAGCTGGACGCATTGCGCGCCGCCGGCATGCGCAGCGTGTTCTTTGTCGACGACAACCTGATTGGCAACGTTCCCCAGGCGAAGTCGCTGCTGCGCTTCCTCGCCGGCTACCAGAAAGAGCATGACTACGACTTCAGCTTCGGTACGGAGGCTTCGCTCAACCTGGCGCAGAACCGCGAACTGCTCGAGCTGTTCCGCGAAGCGAACTTCGGCTGGGTGTTCATCGGCATCGAATCGACCGACCCGGAAAGCCTGAAGGAAACGCTGAAGACGCAGAACCTGGCCGAAGACATCCTCACCTCGATCCGGCGCGTCTACGCCCACGACATCGACGTGCTCGCCGGTTTCATCATCGGCTTCGACAACGACACGCTGAAAACCTTCGAGCGCCAATACCAGTTCATCACCGATGCCGGCATCCAGTCGGCCATGATCGGCATGCTGACCGCGATGCCGCGCACGCCGCTCTACGAGCGGCTGCGGAAAGAGGGCCGCATCGACGACAGTGAAGACTCCGCCGAAAACACGCGCGGGAGGACCAATGTCGTGCCGAAGAACATGACGCTGGACGCGATGACCGAGGGCTACCGCGCGCTCTACGTCCGCCTGCTCACCGACGCCGGGATCGCGCACCGGATCCGCAACAAGGTTCGTTATCTGCGCACGCCAAGCTACCGCAGCGGCTATTGCGCCGCGGATCGGCTGCGCATCGTCGCGCGGCTTGTCTTCAAGGGTATCCTGCCCGGCGGCCTATCGCGCACGCTGCACTTCCTGCGCACGCTGCCGGTTTTCGCGCCCGCGCGCATTCCGCTGGTGATTTCAGACTGGATCATCGGCCTGTCGATGCGGGACTATGCCGAACGTAACCTGTCGACGGCGCCTCGTATGCCGCACACACTCGCGGCGCCGGAATTCGCGATCGGCGCAACCAACCTGCCCCCCGTACCGCTGGATGTCCGCGCCAACGCTCGCGTGCCCTGA
- a CDS encoding cytochrome c gives MQNRLKIQWLLAVAAVVCIGSGVYYADLLRSAFLRNPIPRSAESIARGRQLFVKDCAVCHGAEGRGDGVAAAALPQRPDDLSRLAPPPVFPDGVVAYRIINGVKMMPAFKATLSENEIWDLLNFIRSLAKR, from the coding sequence ATGCAGAACCGACTGAAAATCCAATGGCTGCTCGCCGTGGCGGCCGTCGTGTGCATCGGATCGGGCGTTTACTACGCCGATCTGCTGAGATCTGCCTTCCTGCGCAACCCGATCCCACGGTCGGCGGAGTCGATTGCCAGGGGGCGGCAGCTTTTCGTGAAGGATTGCGCCGTGTGTCACGGCGCCGAAGGACGGGGCGATGGCGTAGCGGCCGCGGCTCTGCCGCAACGACCCGACGATCTGAGCAGGCTTGCGCCGCCGCCGGTATTTCCGGATGGCGTGGTCGCCTACCGGATCATCAACGGCGTGAAGATGATGCCCGCTTTCAAAGCTACGCTGAGCGAAAACGAAATCTGGGACCTGCTCAATTTCATTCGCTCGCTCGCGAAGCGGTGA
- a CDS encoding dodecin domain-containing protein, with protein MAKKNAAEPIYKIVEVIGTSTKSWEDAAMNAVGAAAKSLRDLRIAEVVKMDMKVDKGKVVAYRTRVLLSFKYEN; from the coding sequence ATGGCCAAGAAAAACGCGGCAGAACCCATTTACAAGATTGTCGAAGTGATCGGCACAAGCACAAAATCCTGGGAAGACGCTGCGATGAACGCGGTGGGGGCTGCGGCAAAGTCCCTGCGCGACCTGCGCATCGCGGAGGTCGTAAAGATGGACATGAAAGTCGACAAGGGCAAAGTGGTCGCGTATCGCACGCGGGTGCTGCTGTCGTTCAAGTATGAGAATTGA
- a CDS encoding GNAT family N-acetyltransferase — protein MLHRRSWPSYVPDDPFSLHPLARLSQLFEDRLKTVFTGLGPVRFFADPAPGADPAEIRPGIPASLLKAEVEALPADQHLVTSGQFSVHCARAEQFPWCLQEIGRLREQTFRAVGEGTGKASDVDLFDACYLHLFVWDTKAEAIVGAYRMGLADEIVARYGKRGLYTQSLFKYGDRVLQAMNPAIELGRSFVRVEYQRSFAPLMLLWRGIGQFIVQHPQYAMLFGAVSISNDYEPASRRLIVDYLSANNIEENLARHVKPRRPFRSRRAAACDSAEFAALTDIEDVSRMVRQIERDSKGVPILLKQYLKLGGRLLAFSADKQFNDALDGLIMVDLRASDPRGLARYMGEEGAAAFLSHNGIGSGTLRQAS, from the coding sequence ATGCTGCACAGACGCTCCTGGCCGTCGTACGTTCCGGATGACCCATTTTCCCTGCACCCGCTTGCCCGCCTGTCGCAACTTTTCGAAGACCGCCTCAAGACTGTGTTCACCGGACTCGGGCCGGTGCGCTTTTTCGCCGACCCTGCGCCGGGAGCCGACCCGGCGGAAATCCGCCCGGGGATTCCGGCGTCCCTGCTCAAGGCCGAGGTGGAGGCATTGCCCGCGGACCAGCATCTTGTCACGAGCGGACAGTTCTCGGTGCACTGCGCACGCGCCGAGCAGTTTCCCTGGTGCCTCCAGGAAATCGGACGGTTGCGCGAGCAGACGTTCCGCGCAGTGGGCGAAGGTACGGGCAAGGCCTCGGACGTCGATCTGTTCGATGCCTGCTATCTGCATCTGTTCGTATGGGACACGAAGGCGGAGGCAATCGTAGGCGCCTACCGCATGGGGCTCGCCGACGAAATCGTCGCCCGCTACGGCAAACGCGGCTTGTACACGCAGTCGCTGTTCAAGTACGGCGACCGCGTCCTGCAGGCGATGAACCCGGCGATCGAACTGGGGCGATCGTTCGTGCGCGTGGAATACCAGCGCAGCTTCGCCCCCCTCATGCTCCTGTGGCGCGGCATCGGGCAGTTCATCGTGCAGCATCCCCAATACGCAATGCTGTTCGGAGCGGTCAGCATCAGCAATGACTACGAGCCGGCATCGCGCCGGCTGATCGTCGATTACCTGAGTGCGAATAACATCGAAGAGAACCTCGCGCGCCATGTGAAGCCACGGCGGCCCTTCCGCAGCCGCAGAGCGGCGGCCTGCGATAGTGCCGAGTTCGCAGCGCTCACCGACATCGAGGACGTATCGCGCATGGTCAGGCAGATCGAGCGCGACAGCAAGGGCGTGCCGATTCTGCTCAAGCAATACCTCAAGCTCGGCGGCCGGTTGCTCGCGTTCAGCGCCGACAAGCAGTTCAACGATGCTCTGGATGGGTTGATCATGGTCGATCTGCGCGCCTCCGATCCGCGCGGCCTCGCCCGCTACATGGGCGAGGAAGGTGCAGCCGCCTTCCTTTCCCACAACGGTATCGGATCGGGCACCCTGCGCCAGGCTTCCTAG
- a CDS encoding trypsin-like peptidase domain-containing protein → MIESLLLAVTRVTTVLNKKEKTNATGFFFERDARLYLVTARHVLKDEAGDHHPDSLLIELHVDPDNAVQVKRFMIPLFRDGKSVWREGIDSAGEVDVAVVELDRPALPATLSLKAFTPDHLVRQLDEIEVGTSVLIVGFPLGFQDTLHHLPVARQAIIATSFGLRFQGEGYFLTDARMHRGASGAPVVARAASRHSGRGDLSWLLLGVHTSRMDVNNRDVTEDERLNLNCAWYADIIMKLTEAPPGG, encoded by the coding sequence TTGATCGAGTCGCTGTTGCTGGCCGTAACGCGCGTCACAACCGTACTGAACAAGAAAGAGAAAACCAATGCCACCGGTTTCTTTTTCGAACGCGATGCTCGGTTGTACCTGGTGACCGCCCGGCATGTGCTGAAGGACGAGGCCGGCGATCATCATCCGGACAGTCTTCTGATCGAGCTGCATGTGGACCCCGACAACGCCGTCCAGGTCAAGCGGTTCATGATTCCGCTGTTCAGGGACGGAAAATCGGTGTGGCGCGAGGGCATCGATTCGGCAGGCGAAGTCGATGTCGCGGTCGTGGAGCTGGACCGTCCGGCGCTTCCCGCGACACTTTCACTGAAGGCGTTTACCCCCGATCACCTGGTCAGACAGCTCGACGAGATCGAGGTGGGGACGTCGGTCCTCATTGTCGGCTTTCCGCTTGGATTCCAGGACACGCTGCATCACCTGCCCGTGGCACGACAGGCGATCATCGCGACCTCGTTCGGCCTGCGCTTCCAGGGCGAGGGATATTTCCTGACGGATGCGCGAATGCATCGAGGCGCGAGCGGGGCGCCGGTCGTCGCCCGGGCGGCGTCGCGGCATTCCGGCCGTGGAGACCTGTCGTGGCTGCTGCTCGGGGTTCACACGTCGCGGATGGACGTGAACAACCGCGATGTCACGGAAGACGAACGGCTGAACCTGAATTGCGCCTGGTACGCCGACATCATCATGAAGTTGACGGAGGCCCCTCCGGGCGGCTGA
- a CDS encoding protein kinase: MQTRIGKYVLKKKLGAGASGTVYLALDEFSGRNVALKFYEAGKSAGASNFARSQFLTEAALAGRLWHPHIALIMDACSDDTMSYVVTEFVPGGSLSQFTGPRGLLSVPEVVEIGFKCSGALDYAFRNNVIHRDIKPANILRTAEMQVKISDFGVAFIRNASHTQIMDAGSPYYASPEQATGADLSHHSDMFSLGVVLYEMLAGQRPFTGESNGQVLHRLVTADPEPLSRVCPDLPGALGDIVMRALQKRPGDRYENWAEFALDLAKAGRLSKYDKTIPDSEKFTALKSRPMLAELDDAEIWEFVGAGTWSRLPSYAAVVREGEPGDSLFLLASGEAKVTLQGRLLNVLATGEWFGEQPFIHGHAVPRQATVETTVDSVLVEFPLDKLEALGDRCQRRFVKALLRTLADRLTLSNVRISRMG, from the coding sequence ATGCAAACGCGAATCGGCAAATATGTTCTCAAGAAAAAACTCGGCGCCGGCGCCAGCGGCACCGTTTATCTGGCGCTCGACGAATTTTCCGGGCGGAATGTCGCGCTGAAATTCTATGAAGCGGGAAAGTCGGCGGGCGCCTCGAACTTCGCACGCTCGCAATTCCTGACCGAAGCGGCGCTGGCCGGGCGCTTGTGGCACCCGCATATCGCTCTGATCATGGATGCCTGCTCGGACGACACCATGAGCTACGTCGTCACGGAATTCGTCCCGGGCGGCAGCCTGTCGCAGTTCACCGGCCCGCGCGGCCTTCTGTCGGTGCCGGAAGTGGTCGAGATCGGCTTCAAGTGTTCCGGTGCACTCGATTACGCGTTTCGCAACAATGTCATCCACCGCGACATCAAGCCCGCAAACATCCTGCGCACGGCAGAAATGCAGGTGAAAATCTCGGACTTCGGTGTTGCCTTCATCCGCAATGCGAGCCATACCCAGATCATGGATGCCGGGTCGCCTTACTATGCTTCTCCCGAGCAGGCCACCGGCGCGGACCTGTCCCACCACAGCGACATGTTTTCGCTCGGTGTCGTGCTCTACGAGATGCTGGCCGGACAACGTCCGTTCACCGGCGAAAGCAATGGCCAGGTCCTGCACAGGCTCGTAACCGCCGACCCCGAGCCCCTTTCGCGCGTTTGCCCCGACTTGCCGGGCGCGCTCGGTGATATCGTCATGCGCGCGCTGCAAAAGAGACCGGGCGACCGCTACGAGAATTGGGCGGAATTCGCGCTCGACCTCGCCAAGGCGGGCCGGTTGAGCAAGTACGACAAAACCATTCCCGACAGCGAAAAATTCACCGCGCTCAAAAGCCGGCCGATGCTGGCGGAACTGGACGATGCGGAGATCTGGGAGTTCGTCGGGGCAGGAACCTGGTCGAGACTGCCGTCCTATGCGGCGGTGGTGCGCGAAGGCGAACCCGGGGACAGCCTGTTCCTGCTCGCGAGCGGCGAAGCGAAGGTCACGCTGCAAGGCCGGCTACTCAATGTGCTCGCGACGGGGGAATGGTTCGGCGAACAGCCCTTCATCCACGGCCATGCGGTCCCTCGCCAGGCGACGGTCGAAACCACCGTCGACTCGGTGCTCGTTGAATTCCCGCTCGATAAGCTGGAGGCGCTCGGCGATCGCTGCCAGCGACGCTTCGTGAAGGCGCTGCTGCGAACGCTAGCCGATCGGCTGACGCTGTCGAATGTTCGCATTTCAAGAATGGGATAA
- a CDS encoding aldo/keto reductase, with product MKILTLPSGEKLPALGQGTWYMGEKRETRAEEISTLQLGLDLGFKLIDTAEMYGEGKAEELVGEAIAGRRDQAFLVSKVYPHNASRKGTIAACERSLTRMRTNRIDLYLLHWRGNIPFSETIEGFMALQKAGKIRYYGVSNMDLDDMQELFSLPGGEAVATNQLLYNLTRRGIEWDLLPWLREKRIPVMAYSPIEQSRLLSNPKLTDFSKRHGMTPVQAALAWLMAKGDIIAIPKTGRRERVKENLGALDHDLSVEQLAELDRLFPPPKAPVPLEML from the coding sequence ATGAAGATCCTTACGCTGCCGTCCGGGGAAAAACTCCCGGCGCTCGGCCAGGGCACCTGGTACATGGGCGAAAAACGCGAGACCCGCGCGGAAGAGATTTCCACGCTGCAGCTCGGTCTCGATCTCGGCTTCAAACTGATCGATACGGCCGAGATGTACGGCGAAGGCAAAGCCGAAGAACTGGTCGGCGAGGCGATAGCCGGCCGGCGCGACCAGGCTTTCCTCGTCAGCAAGGTCTACCCGCACAACGCCTCGCGCAAAGGCACCATCGCCGCATGCGAACGCAGTCTCACACGCATGCGCACCAACCGTATCGATCTCTATCTGCTCCACTGGCGCGGAAACATCCCTTTCAGCGAAACCATCGAAGGCTTCATGGCCCTGCAAAAAGCCGGCAAGATCCGTTATTACGGCGTCAGCAACATGGATCTCGACGACATGCAGGAATTATTCTCGTTACCCGGCGGCGAAGCCGTAGCCACGAACCAGCTGCTCTACAACCTAACACGGCGCGGCATCGAGTGGGATTTGCTGCCGTGGCTTCGCGAGAAACGCATCCCGGTCATGGCGTATTCGCCGATAGAACAGTCGCGACTGCTGAGCAATCCGAAGCTCACCGATTTCAGCAAACGCCACGGCATGACCCCGGTGCAGGCAGCCCTCGCCTGGTTGATGGCGAAAGGCGACATTATCGCGATTCCGAAAACCGGCCGCCGCGAGCGCGTGAAGGAAAACCTCGGCGCGCTGGATCACGATCTGTCCGTTGAACAACTTGCCGAACTCGATCGGTTGTTTCCGCCGCCGAAAGCGCCAGTACCGTTAGAGATGCTCTAA
- a CDS encoding diguanylate cyclase — MRWQFLHASRRFPGVGMMEGFYDLKLVVLSVAVAILASYTALDLAGRVSTSSQRKSWVWLVGGALSMGTGIWSMHFIAMLAFHLPIQIVYDLPVTLISMIFGIVVSGGALFILRRPVLSTPNLTTGATLMGIGICAMHYTGMIAMRMSPPIRYDPLLFVASVLIAIGASLVALWMAYRLRKKYSALAILAKLGSAVVMGLAIAGMHYTGMAAAQFAPDSICLGAGSGEGIGSSALALGIGVITVSIMSVTLVISSLDAHFAAKNARLAVSLQIANEQLRNIALYDNLTGLPNRLLLEDRIQQALAHVGRTGRAFGLLFVDLDRFKPVNDSYGHQIGDELLRAVARRLMRSIRKEDTVGRTGGDEFLIVLHEISRAEDAAVTGDKILGELSRPFRIEGKDLEISCSIGISICPRDGMDVQTLVANADTAMYQVKKAGRNGYRFFMPEVRVPRTGGVQ; from the coding sequence TTGCGCTGGCAGTTTCTGCATGCCAGCCGGCGTTTCCCGGGGGTCGGAATGATGGAGGGCTTCTACGATCTGAAGCTTGTGGTGTTGTCCGTGGCGGTGGCCATCCTCGCCTCGTACACCGCTCTCGACCTCGCCGGCCGGGTCAGCACCTCCAGCCAGAGAAAATCCTGGGTCTGGCTTGTCGGCGGCGCGCTTTCCATGGGAACCGGCATATGGTCGATGCACTTCATCGCCATGCTGGCATTCCACCTTCCCATCCAGATCGTCTACGACCTGCCCGTCACCCTGATTTCGATGATCTTCGGAATCGTCGTCTCGGGGGGCGCGCTGTTCATCCTGCGCCGGCCGGTGCTGAGTACGCCGAATCTGACGACGGGCGCGACGCTGATGGGCATCGGCATCTGTGCCATGCACTACACCGGCATGATCGCCATGCGGATGTCTCCGCCCATTCGCTACGATCCGCTGCTCTTCGTCGCTTCCGTGCTGATCGCGATCGGGGCTTCCCTGGTGGCATTGTGGATGGCATACCGGCTGCGAAAGAAATATTCCGCGCTGGCCATCCTGGCCAAGCTCGGCAGCGCGGTCGTGATGGGACTGGCTATCGCGGGCATGCACTACACCGGCATGGCAGCGGCGCAGTTCGCGCCCGACAGCATCTGCCTCGGTGCGGGTTCGGGCGAGGGCATCGGCAGTTCCGCACTCGCGCTCGGCATCGGCGTCATCACGGTCAGCATCATGAGCGTCACCCTGGTCATCTCTTCGCTGGACGCGCATTTTGCGGCGAAGAACGCAAGGCTCGCGGTGTCGCTGCAGATCGCGAACGAGCAACTACGCAACATTGCCCTTTACGACAACCTGACCGGATTACCCAACCGCCTGCTGCTGGAAGATCGCATACAACAGGCGCTGGCCCACGTCGGGCGCACCGGCCGGGCTTTCGGGCTGCTCTTCGTGGATCTCGACAGGTTCAAACCCGTCAACGATTCCTACGGACACCAGATCGGGGACGAGTTGCTGAGGGCGGTGGCCCGGCGGCTCATGAGGAGCATCAGGAAGGAAGACACCGTCGGACGTACCGGGGGCGACGAGTTCCTGATCGTCTTGCACGAGATCTCCAGGGCCGAAGATGCGGCTGTGACCGGCGACAAGATTCTCGGCGAGCTGTCGCGGCCATTTCGCATCGAGGGCAAGGATCTGGAAATTTCGTGCAGTATCGGCATCAGTATCTGTCCCCGCGACGGCATGGATGTCCAGACGCTGGTGGCCAATGCCGATACAGCCATGTATCAGGTGAAGAAGGCCGGACGCAACGGCTATCGCTTCTTCATGCCCGAGGTTCGGGTTCCCCGTACCGGGGGCGTTCAGTAA
- a CDS encoding YciI family protein, whose amino-acid sequence MEFMILIYGDESAWPDLSEAQLKAMYAEYGVYTQELIKAGVMRAGSALKPVATATTVRLRGGKVLNTDGPFAETKEQLGGYYLIDVPDLDVAVKWAGKCPGAKTGSCEVRPLAPSPK is encoded by the coding sequence ATGGAGTTCATGATCCTTATCTACGGCGACGAAAGTGCCTGGCCCGACCTCAGCGAGGCTCAGCTCAAGGCCATGTACGCGGAATACGGCGTTTACACGCAGGAGCTCATCAAGGCCGGCGTGATGCGCGCCGGCTCAGCACTGAAACCCGTGGCCACCGCGACGACCGTGCGCCTTCGCGGCGGCAAAGTGCTCAACACCGACGGCCCCTTTGCCGAAACCAAGGAGCAGCTAGGCGGCTACTACCTCATCGACGTCCCGGATCTCGACGTGGCGGTCAAGTGGGCGGGCAAATGTCCCGGCGCGAAAACGGGATCATGCGAAGTGAGGCCGCTCGCTCCTTCGCCCAAGTAG
- a CDS encoding transketolase: MSDTRGALINRLEKQARQVRRNIWRAVRAGGGGHIGGSSSAADILAALYFHRLNIRSSEPDWPERDRFVLSKGHANAALGAVLVQAGFIDDAVLDKFYAFESPFGMHPDIKVAGVEMCTGALGHGLPVAVGMALGARIQKKAFHTFVMIGDGELHEGSNWEAAMAAAHYKLSTLTAIIDCNKICQSGRVNEVIGVDPLADKWRAFGWEVREIDGHDMGEVVDTLDALPLNPDRPTALIAHTVKGKGVSFAENTYLWHSNSVNDEIYAKALLELGEPTKEAAP; the protein is encoded by the coding sequence ATGAGCGATACAAGGGGAGCCCTTATCAATCGGTTAGAAAAACAAGCCCGCCAAGTGCGGCGTAACATCTGGCGTGCGGTTCGCGCCGGCGGTGGCGGACACATAGGCGGATCTTCCTCGGCGGCCGACATCCTCGCGGCGCTCTATTTCCATCGCCTCAACATACGATCAAGCGAACCCGACTGGCCGGAGCGCGACCGGTTCGTACTCTCCAAGGGACACGCCAACGCCGCGCTTGGCGCCGTGCTGGTGCAGGCGGGCTTCATCGACGACGCAGTCCTCGACAAGTTCTATGCTTTCGAATCTCCCTTCGGTATGCACCCCGACATCAAGGTCGCCGGCGTGGAGATGTGCACCGGCGCGCTCGGACACGGGCTGCCGGTGGCGGTGGGCATGGCGCTGGGCGCGCGCATCCAGAAGAAGGCATTCCACACCTTCGTCATGATCGGCGATGGCGAATTGCACGAAGGCTCGAACTGGGAAGCAGCGATGGCGGCCGCGCATTACAAGCTTTCGACCCTCACCGCCATCATTGACTGCAACAAGATCTGCCAGAGCGGTCGGGTCAACGAAGTCATCGGCGTCGATCCTCTCGCCGACAAATGGCGCGCTTTCGGCTGGGAAGTGCGCGAGATCGACGGTCACGACATGGGGGAGGTGGTCGATACGCTCGACGCGCTACCCCTGAACCCGGATCGCCCGACAGCCCTTATTGCGCATACCGTCAAGGGCAAGGGCGTGAGCTTCGCCGAGAACACTTACCTCTGGCACAGCAATTCGGTCAACGACGAGATCTACGCAAAGGCTCTTCTGGAATTAGGCGAACCGACTAAAGAGGCGGCACCATGA
- a CDS encoding transketolase family protein gives MNAPEPVPAEWRTRSANQTRLAFGQALIEIGAREPRAVVLSADTQDLLGIRPYIERFRDRFIELGIAEQNAIGAASGLATTGLHPYVCAYAPFITARSMEQVRNDVAYANQRVVIGAAASGISLGVAGGTHHALEDIALMRSLPNMTVIVPADVNEAYKAALATLDIDGPVYLRLGGRAEEPPVGDPEAAFRLGRAVQLRSGKDVAVIACGALVDMAVRASDLLKKEGIGVRVLNMHTIKPLDRDAILAAAAETRGIVTAEEHHLAGGLGGAVAELLAVEHPTRMRMVGMPDVFAMVGPTGPLRAKYGMSAEAIVDACRALLGQAMCSSPAAEGG, from the coding sequence ATGAACGCTCCCGAACCTGTTCCCGCCGAGTGGCGCACCAGATCGGCCAATCAGACGCGTCTCGCGTTCGGCCAGGCCTTGATCGAGATCGGCGCGCGCGAGCCGCGCGCGGTGGTGTTGTCCGCCGACACCCAGGATCTGCTCGGCATCCGTCCTTATATCGAACGCTTTCGCGACCGCTTCATCGAACTGGGCATCGCCGAACAGAACGCAATCGGTGCTGCATCCGGCCTCGCGACCACGGGCCTGCATCCTTACGTGTGCGCCTACGCGCCGTTCATCACCGCGCGCAGCATGGAGCAGGTGCGAAACGATGTGGCCTACGCCAACCAGCGTGTGGTGATCGGCGCGGCGGCGAGCGGCATCTCGCTGGGCGTTGCCGGCGGCACGCATCACGCGCTGGAGGATATCGCGCTGATGCGCAGCCTGCCTAACATGACCGTCATCGTCCCCGCCGACGTGAACGAAGCCTACAAGGCCGCGCTGGCGACGCTCGATATCGATGGCCCCGTCTATCTCCGGCTCGGCGGCCGCGCGGAAGAGCCGCCGGTCGGCGACCCCGAGGCTGCGTTTCGCCTTGGCCGTGCAGTGCAACTGCGCTCCGGCAAGGACGTTGCCGTGATCGCCTGCGGCGCACTGGTCGATATGGCGGTGCGGGCATCGGATCTGCTGAAAAAGGAAGGCATTGGCGTTCGCGTGCTGAACATGCACACGATCAAACCTCTGGATCGCGATGCGATTCTCGCCGCGGCGGCCGAGACCCGCGGCATCGTCACGGCCGAAGAGCATCACCTCGCCGGCGGACTGGGCGGTGCGGTCGCCGAACTGCTCGCCGTCGAACATCCGACGCGCATGCGCATGGTCGGCATGCCCGACGTCTTTGCGATGGTCGGGCCGACGGGCCCATTGCGTGCGAAGTACGGCATGAGCGCGGAGGCGATCGTGGACGCCTGTCGCGCGTTGCTCGGTCAGGCCATGTGCAGTTCCCCGGCCGCCGAGGGCGGATAA
- a CDS encoding MipA/OmpV family protein: protein MRKLLLLSAGIATCLASQASAQTADDEKYIGIGVRVRPAYEGADSSRGELIPYLRLYGDHLFARTTQGMLEGGWRTGPYGAWVFGAQVAYEDGRVTDDSAFLKDHRFDDLDPGASVGVHAEADWKIGAVPLNALVRYRQSIDSDQGAQADLRVTAGIFSRWGVEAGVFCQLTWANGKSTQSYFGITPQQSTVTGLPAYNAGSGLRYMQLGLLGSVNLSEHWLIPWGASVRRLQGDAGDSPIVQDRANWAINAGIAYRF, encoded by the coding sequence ATGCGCAAACTTCTGCTTCTTTCCGCCGGCATCGCCACTTGCCTCGCTTCCCAGGCCTCTGCGCAGACGGCCGACGACGAAAAATATATCGGCATCGGTGTACGCGTCCGGCCGGCCTATGAAGGGGCGGACAGCAGTCGCGGGGAACTCATTCCCTATCTTCGGCTGTACGGCGATCATCTGTTCGCGCGCACTACCCAGGGCATGCTTGAAGGCGGATGGCGCACCGGGCCATATGGCGCGTGGGTGTTCGGTGCGCAAGTGGCGTACGAGGATGGGCGTGTCACCGATGATTCCGCTTTTCTGAAAGACCATCGCTTCGACGATCTCGATCCCGGTGCGTCGGTCGGCGTGCACGCCGAAGCCGACTGGAAGATCGGTGCAGTGCCGCTGAATGCGCTCGTTCGCTACCGGCAGAGCATCGACTCGGATCAGGGTGCACAGGCGGACCTGCGCGTGACCGCCGGCATTTTCTCGCGCTGGGGTGTCGAAGCCGGCGTGTTCTGCCAGCTCACCTGGGCCAACGGCAAATCCACGCAGAGTTACTTCGGCATCACGCCGCAGCAATCGACCGTCACCGGCCTGCCGGCATACAACGCGGGTTCCGGTCTGCGCTACATGCAACTCGGGTTGCTCGGCTCGGTGAACCTGTCCGAGCATTGGCTGATTCCCTGGGGTGCCAGCGTGCGGCGGCTGCAGGGCGACGCCGGCGATTCGCCGATCGTGCAGGATCGCGCCAACTGGGCCATCAACGCCGGCATTGCCTATCGTTTCTGA